Proteins encoded within one genomic window of Flavobacterium oreochromis:
- a CDS encoding IS1182 family transposase has product MQHIQGISRNQLHLSSLEDKITSDNPVRFIDAFVQYIDLQKVGFTPVVLKSEGRPSFKAEVFLKIYLYGYLNGIRSSRRLEKECIRNIEMQWLLEDIRPNYHSISDFRKDNPKGLKQLFKLFVSFLKDADLVAGQTIAIDGTKSRAHNGKKSNFNQKKIDKHLAYIEARTQEYLDELEKNDTKENVEKVTNIQQKIKRLQQNKIKYELLEEALNTSGEPQVSTTDPDARALLVQGQVVEVSYNIQAAVDDKHNLVVATHTINRNDKNALSTIALEAKENLEVETFTVLADKGYHTGREIKSCIQNNITTIVAQPNQGKSNENGTQPEYLVAKFTYNKQENTYTCPQEQTLTTTGRWHKKTGRTEESGYLFQKYRTPACKTCPVKELCTSRKGGRELDRSQYASVVEQNNKRYKENPQLYRKRQEINEHIFGTIKRHWGYNHTNLTGLEKVNSEHSLIMLVYNIKRTINILGLPDLIAKIKAWNSPYKRKDLFLIKTTYLNLFLAFVFFGKPQDKSKISIA; this is encoded by the coding sequence ATGCAACATATCCAAGGAATCTCCCGTAATCAGTTACATTTATCCAGCTTAGAGGATAAAATTACTTCTGATAATCCTGTTCGTTTTATAGATGCTTTTGTTCAATACATAGACCTTCAAAAAGTAGGATTTACGCCTGTTGTTTTAAAATCCGAAGGTCGTCCGAGTTTCAAGGCGGAAGTATTTCTTAAAATCTATTTATATGGATATTTAAATGGCATACGCAGCTCTAGAAGATTAGAAAAAGAATGTATTCGTAATATTGAAATGCAATGGTTACTGGAAGATATTCGTCCTAATTACCACAGTATTTCCGATTTTAGAAAAGACAACCCTAAAGGACTCAAACAACTCTTTAAACTATTTGTTTCTTTTTTGAAAGATGCCGATTTAGTGGCTGGACAAACCATTGCTATAGACGGAACAAAATCTAGAGCACATAATGGTAAAAAGTCAAATTTTAATCAAAAGAAGATTGACAAGCACTTGGCATATATTGAAGCTCGAACACAAGAATACTTAGACGAATTAGAAAAAAATGATACTAAAGAAAACGTAGAAAAAGTTACCAATATTCAACAAAAGATTAAGCGATTACAGCAAAACAAAATCAAATACGAGCTATTAGAAGAAGCATTAAATACCAGTGGAGAACCTCAAGTTAGTACTACAGATCCAGATGCTAGAGCATTGCTAGTTCAAGGACAAGTAGTAGAAGTTTCCTATAATATTCAAGCAGCTGTAGATGACAAACACAATTTAGTAGTTGCCACCCATACCATTAACCGTAATGATAAAAACGCACTTTCAACCATAGCTTTAGAAGCTAAAGAAAACTTAGAAGTAGAAACATTTACCGTTTTAGCCGATAAAGGTTATCACACAGGAAGAGAAATAAAAAGCTGTATTCAAAACAATATCACCACCATCGTAGCCCAACCCAATCAAGGTAAAAGCAACGAAAACGGCACACAGCCTGAGTATTTAGTAGCTAAGTTTACTTATAACAAACAAGAAAACACCTATACTTGTCCCCAAGAACAAACCTTAACTACCACTGGACGATGGCACAAGAAAACAGGACGCACAGAGGAAAGTGGTTACCTATTCCAGAAATACCGTACACCAGCGTGTAAAACCTGTCCAGTAAAAGAGCTATGCACTAGCAGAAAAGGAGGCAGAGAACTAGACAGAAGTCAGTATGCCTCTGTAGTAGAACAAAACAACAAACGCTACAAAGAAAATCCACAATTATACCGAAAGCGACAGGAGATAAATGAGCACATTTTTGGCACGATCAAAAGACACTGGGGCTACAATCATACTAATTTGACAGGATTAGAAAAAGTAAATAGCGAACATAGCTTGATTATGCTGGTGTACAACATCAAGCGTACCATCAATATACTTGGGCTACCTGATTTAATAGCAAAAATTAAAGCTTGGAACTCGCCTTACAAGAGAAAGGACTTGTTTTTGATAAAAACGACCTATTTAAACTTGTTTTTAGCATTTGTATTTTTTGGAAAACCTCAAGACAAGTCAAAAATTAGCATTGCTTAG